The Fusobacterium necrophorum subsp. necrophorum genome has a window encoding:
- a CDS encoding membrane protein codes for MKEHEKVNVSLSTTFGVAAVWFGAHVGGGFATGNQTRTFFVKFGYPSVFLPMIIVILIGFIYYEGLLFAHNTDEYNYHNWMEKLYAPYGKIPAYIFDIAYLLLTIVATGASIAGSAELFKNLFQLEYVIGVLIAGIIFFILTIFGANLVRRASSLITILILIFLSIVTIAGLKANAHELSNIFTIKPVTAPMSVVLYNALRYAGFQSLVLAIMLGAGRPLSTKKSIKEFTVIGIVLNGIMITMSCLMMLAWLSLIQEETLPILAIIKQLNSSLLLWAYSITLFLAFVSTGVGCVFGIVTRYENSKFLNHLGEITKRRMIISVAAMIISILLSLVGLNTLIIKGYGYLGILSIFFLIIPTIVLGIIKNKKAATK; via the coding sequence ATGAAAGAACATGAGAAAGTGAATGTATCATTAAGTACAACATTTGGAGTTGCAGCTGTTTGGTTTGGAGCACATGTCGGAGGAGGATTTGCTACAGGAAATCAGACGAGAACCTTCTTCGTAAAGTTTGGCTATCCTTCTGTATTTTTGCCAATGATTATTGTTATCTTAATTGGCTTCATTTACTATGAAGGATTATTATTTGCACATAACACCGATGAATACAATTATCATAACTGGATGGAAAAACTTTATGCCCCTTATGGAAAAATTCCTGCCTACATCTTTGACATAGCGTATTTATTACTGACAATCGTGGCAACCGGAGCATCCATTGCAGGTTCGGCGGAGTTGTTTAAAAATTTATTCCAACTCGAATATGTCATAGGAGTGTTGATTGCAGGAATTATATTTTTCATTCTTACTATTTTCGGAGCAAATCTTGTGAGAAGAGCTTCTTCTCTTATAACTATTTTAATCCTGATATTTCTATCTATCGTAACCATTGCAGGATTAAAAGCCAATGCTCATGAATTATCAAATATTTTTACGATAAAACCGGTGACCGCCCCCATGTCCGTTGTATTATACAATGCATTAAGATATGCCGGCTTTCAATCATTGGTGTTAGCCATTATGTTAGGAGCCGGAAGACCTCTTAGCACTAAAAAATCCATCAAAGAATTTACTGTAATAGGAATTGTTTTAAACGGAATTATGATAACCATGTCATGCCTTATGATGCTGGCCTGGCTATCCCTAATTCAAGAAGAAACACTACCAATTCTGGCAATCATCAAGCAGTTAAACAGTAGCCTATTATTATGGGCATATTCCATTACATTGTTTCTGGCATTTGTTTCTACGGGAGTGGGCTGTGTCTTCGGTATAGTAACAAGATATGAAAATTCAAAATTCCTCAATCATCTGGGAGAGATTACAAAGCGCCGAATGATAATCTCCGTTGCAGCAATGATTATTTCCATATTGCTTTCCTTAGTAGGACTGAACACTTTAATCATTAAGGGATATGGATATCTTGGAATCTTATCTATCTTTTTCTTAATCATACCAACCATTGTTTTGGGTATCATAAAAAATAAAAAAGCTGCTACGAAATAA
- a CDS encoding ABC transporter ATP-binding protein: protein MSVNIRIKHAQKRYGDNIIIPNLSLDIKEGEFFTLLGPSGCGKTTLLRMIAGFNSIEEGDFYFNDKRINDLDPSKRNIGMVFQNYAIFPHLTVEKNVEFGLKNRKLSKEEIKLETDKFLKLMQIEGYRDRMPERLSGGQQQRVALARALVIKPDVLLMDEPLSNLDAKLRVEMRTAIKEIQNNVGITTVYVTHDQEEAMAVSDRIAVMKAGEIQHLGTPKDIYQRPANIFVATFIGRSNILKGSLTNSVLKITDDYKVAMNNIKDTSVQGPVTLSIRPEELIIDETGEGMEAFVDDSIFLGLNTHYFVHLTTGEKLEIIQESKIDNMIPKGSKIYLKVKKDKINLFTEDGSRNILEGVYNDSIGAAHEN from the coding sequence ATGAGTGTAAATATTAGAATTAAGCATGCACAAAAAAGATATGGGGATAACATTATTATCCCCAATTTATCTCTGGATATTAAAGAAGGAGAATTTTTTACCTTATTAGGACCCTCCGGATGTGGAAAAACAACCCTATTAAGAATGATTGCCGGATTCAATTCCATTGAAGAAGGAGATTTCTACTTTAATGATAAAAGAATCAATGATTTGGATCCTTCCAAAAGGAATATTGGGATGGTATTTCAAAACTATGCAATTTTTCCACATTTAACAGTAGAAAAGAATGTAGAATTCGGTTTAAAAAATCGAAAGCTCTCAAAAGAAGAAATAAAGCTGGAAACGGATAAATTTCTGAAATTGATGCAAATTGAAGGATATCGAGATCGAATGCCGGAAAGACTTTCCGGAGGCCAACAACAAAGAGTTGCTCTTGCAAGAGCTCTGGTCATTAAACCCGATGTATTACTTATGGATGAACCCTTAAGTAACTTGGACGCAAAATTAAGAGTGGAAATGCGAACTGCCATCAAAGAAATTCAGAATAATGTCGGAATTACCACCGTCTATGTAACACACGATCAGGAGGAAGCCATGGCTGTCAGTGATAGGATTGCCGTTATGAAAGCCGGAGAAATCCAACATTTAGGAACTCCTAAAGATATCTATCAGCGACCGGCAAATATTTTTGTTGCCACCTTCATTGGAAGAAGCAATATTTTAAAAGGAAGCTTGACCAATTCTGTTTTAAAAATTACAGATGACTATAAAGTGGCCATGAATAATATCAAAGATACTTCCGTACAAGGTCCCGTGACTCTTTCCATTCGCCCGGAAGAATTAATCATTGACGAAACAGGAGAGGGAATGGAGGCTTTTGTAGACGATAGTATTTTCTTAGGATTAAATACACACTATTTCGTACATTTGACAACGGGAGAAAAATTAGAAATCATCCAGGAATCAAAAATTGATAATATGATTCCGAAAGGAAGTAAAATTTATTTAAAAGTAAAAAAGGATAAAATCAATCTTTTTACAGAGGATGGAAGTAGAAACATTTTAGAAGGAGTGTACAATGACAGTATAGGAGCTGCCCATGAAAACTAA
- a CDS encoding 2-hydroxyacyl-CoA dehydratase family protein has protein sequence MIKNLLKQCEEIALNPKKTVCDYIEKKNIKAIGMIPLFGPEELVDAAGMLPVGLWGSYDIEINLAKEYFPPFCASAVMAIMELGLNGTYNMLSGVIIPGMTDSLISLSQNWRAGVKNIPLIFMAYPQNRKLPCGMEYLEEELKSVKEELEKIRGSKIEEEEIQRSIQLYNEHRAAMREFDKLASTHPNTVNNRERSVVFKSAFFMPKREHLSLIKQLNEELKKLPEEKYPGKRIVVTGIMLDDRRILDILEEHGMRIVGDSLVQESVQYGTDVPQEGKNSLEQMAKQWRDIEGFTAAYDPFKLRGKLSAELCEERNADGAIYASVKFSDLDEFDMPIWMQDLQALGHKVLSIEVDQQDRNPEQIKTRIQAFSEIL, from the coding sequence ATGATTAAAAATCTTTTAAAACAATGTGAAGAAATCGCTTTGAATCCTAAAAAAACAGTTTGTGACTATATCGAAAAAAAGAATATAAAAGCAATCGGGATGATTCCATTATTTGGACCGGAAGAACTGGTGGATGCAGCGGGAATGTTACCGGTTGGATTATGGGGAAGCTATGATATTGAAATAAATCTGGCCAAAGAGTATTTTCCACCATTCTGTGCATCGGCGGTGATGGCAATTATGGAACTGGGATTGAACGGAACATACAATATGTTAAGTGGAGTTATTATTCCCGGTATGACGGACTCCTTAATTTCCCTAAGTCAAAATTGGAGAGCAGGAGTCAAAAATATTCCTCTTATCTTTATGGCATATCCTCAAAACCGAAAACTTCCATGCGGAATGGAATATCTGGAGGAAGAATTAAAAAGTGTCAAAGAAGAGTTGGAGAAAATTAGAGGAAGTAAAATTGAAGAAGAAGAGATTCAAAGGAGTATTCAACTGTATAACGAACACAGAGCTGCCATGAGAGAGTTTGACAAACTGGCATCCACACATCCCAATACCGTGAACAATCGAGAGAGAAGTGTGGTATTTAAGAGTGCATTTTTTATGCCAAAAAGGGAACATCTTTCTCTTATAAAACAATTGAATGAAGAATTAAAAAAACTGCCGGAAGAAAAATATCCGGGAAAGAGAATTGTAGTTACAGGAATCATGTTGGATGACAGAAGAATACTGGATATTTTGGAAGAACATGGAATGAGAATCGTAGGAGATTCTCTGGTACAGGAATCCGTACAATATGGAACGGATGTGCCGCAGGAAGGAAAAAATTCTCTGGAACAAATGGCAAAGCAGTGGAGAGATATTGAAGGATTTACAGCTGCCTATGATCCGTTCAAATTAAGAGGAAAGTTAAGTGCGGAATTATGCGAGGAACGAAACGCGGATGGAGCCATCTATGCATCCGTTAAATTCTCAGATTTGGATGAATTCGATATGCCGATATGGATGCAGGATCTTCAGGCTTTAGGACATAAGGTTTTATCCATTGAGGTTGATCAACAGGATAGAAACCCGGAACAGATAAAAACAAGAATTCAGGCTTTTTCTGAAATATTGTAA
- a CDS encoding patatin-like phospholipase family protein — protein sequence MLRKLSILYVLFLTTFLCCFADGWQTQEQRLSALDQEITKLLKQKEEYERLKQKIQREVHRENPKIALVLSGGGAKGAAHIGVLRVLEQHHIPIDMIIGTSIGSIVGAMYSIGYSPDEIEKLVFGLKFGKLLTDSKDKSLKTIENSISNEKYPLQLHMDKQMNISAPMGFLNGQNIYFQLKDIFARANGIEDFDKLPIPFRAVSTNLQTGKEEILKNGDLSRAIFSSMAIPAFISPVANNGEYYVDGGVVNNFPVDVAIAMGADIVIGVDITADTSQIDEDSNIVSIIDKISSYTGNRSTALHKQLANILIVPDVKDHNTVNFSNLDVLVKEGENAAHKHDNILKKLRNEERFQEIKNKKLSEKPIYIQNIAVTKNEIISLQQIQSLDPKPKNNLYRKKDLEVWTRKIYANTYVDKIHYQIKGNTIYFDVHEKKAVAMNAGISYTSHYGGSMNITFNVPIFLRNYTNHIGSRIEVSEYPKIDFYTTSIHRFEENSIYGQGKIFIHKDPLFQYQNGKNTSIYSTQKLGVSAMIGTELARQWIIEFEAGLMMSSYRYEKGKKSVPEFKQNYRLFGTELRIQKDSSNRTNFPSEGLYVQARGFTKNSFNKHSVDVLAYQVKADTFTPMTPKISFLSSASFGKMRGTNMPINEYFKIGGFHPFRNSVVFVGMPVYSVLAKEYWTVGAGLQYHIFDNFSLLGRYNYMQYYDLHNHQNSLSGFGAGIGFDTFMGPILFSVGRTRKYHAPIFEITFGYHF from the coding sequence ATGCTTCGAAAATTATCCATTCTCTATGTTCTTTTTCTTACCACTTTTCTATGCTGTTTTGCAGACGGATGGCAAACACAAGAACAAAGACTTTCAGCCTTAGATCAGGAAATTACCAAACTTTTAAAACAAAAAGAAGAATATGAGCGATTGAAACAAAAAATTCAAAGAGAAGTACATCGTGAAAATCCCAAAATAGCCTTGGTATTAAGTGGCGGTGGTGCAAAAGGAGCCGCACATATTGGAGTATTACGTGTATTAGAACAACATCATATTCCTATTGATATGATAATAGGAACTTCTATAGGAAGTATTGTCGGTGCTATGTATTCCATCGGATATAGTCCGGATGAAATTGAAAAACTGGTCTTTGGATTAAAGTTCGGGAAACTGTTGACAGACTCCAAAGATAAATCCTTAAAAACGATAGAAAACAGTATTTCCAATGAAAAATATCCCTTACAACTTCATATGGATAAACAAATGAATATTTCCGCTCCTATGGGATTTCTAAACGGTCAAAATATTTACTTCCAATTGAAAGACATCTTTGCAAGAGCAAATGGAATCGAAGATTTTGACAAGCTACCGATTCCCTTTCGAGCTGTTTCTACCAATCTTCAAACAGGAAAAGAAGAAATTTTAAAAAATGGAGATCTTTCGAGAGCCATTTTTAGCAGTATGGCAATCCCCGCTTTTATTTCTCCGGTGGCAAATAATGGAGAATATTATGTAGATGGGGGAGTTGTGAATAACTTTCCCGTCGATGTCGCCATTGCTATGGGAGCTGATATTGTAATAGGAGTTGATATTACTGCAGATACTTCACAGATCGATGAGGACTCCAATATCGTTTCGATTATTGATAAAATTTCATCTTATACCGGAAACCGTTCTACAGCCTTACACAAACAGTTAGCAAATATTTTAATCGTTCCTGATGTAAAAGATCATAATACTGTTAATTTCAGTAATTTGGATGTTTTAGTGAAAGAAGGAGAAAACGCTGCTCACAAACACGATAATATCCTAAAAAAATTGCGAAATGAAGAACGTTTTCAAGAAATAAAAAATAAAAAATTATCTGAAAAACCTATTTATATTCAAAATATAGCAGTAACAAAAAACGAAATTATTAGCTTACAACAAATTCAGTCCCTTGATCCAAAACCTAAAAATAATTTATACAGGAAAAAAGATTTGGAAGTATGGACACGAAAAATTTATGCAAATACCTATGTCGATAAAATTCATTATCAAATCAAAGGGAATACGATATATTTTGATGTTCATGAAAAAAAGGCCGTCGCTATGAATGCAGGTATTTCCTATACATCCCATTATGGCGGTAGTATGAACATCACTTTCAATGTTCCTATCTTTTTACGAAATTATACCAATCATATTGGAAGCAGAATTGAAGTATCCGAATATCCGAAAATTGATTTTTACACTACTTCCATTCATCGCTTTGAAGAGAATTCCATTTATGGACAAGGAAAAATTTTTATACATAAAGACCCCTTATTTCAATATCAAAATGGTAAAAATACGAGTATATACTCCACGCAGAAGTTAGGAGTCAGCGCTATGATAGGAACAGAACTCGCAAGACAATGGATAATAGAATTTGAAGCTGGTCTTATGATGTCTTCCTATCGTTATGAAAAAGGAAAAAAATCCGTTCCGGAATTTAAACAAAATTATCGTTTGTTCGGAACAGAACTCCGTATACAAAAAGATAGTTCCAATCGAACGAACTTCCCTTCAGAAGGTCTTTATGTACAAGCTCGAGGCTTTACAAAAAACAGTTTCAATAAACATTCCGTAGATGTTTTAGCTTATCAAGTCAAAGCGGATACTTTCACTCCCATGACTCCTAAGATAAGCTTTCTTAGCTCTGCTTCTTTTGGAAAAATGCGAGGAACGAACATGCCTATAAACGAATATTTTAAAATAGGAGGTTTTCATCCTTTTCGAAATTCGGTTGTCTTCGTAGGAATGCCTGTCTACTCGGTACTTGCAAAAGAATATTGGACAGTTGGAGCAGGATTACAATATCATATTTTTGATAATTTCAGCTTATTGGGAAGATATAACTATATGCAATATTATGACCTTCATAATCATCAGAATTCCTTAAGTGGATTTGGAGCGGGAATCGGCTTTGATACTTTTATGGGACCCATTTTATTCTCCGTTGGAAGAACTCGAAAATACCATGCTCCCATATTTGAAATTACTTTTGGATATCATTTTTAA
- a CDS encoding extracellular solute-binding protein yields MKKIIKLLVLGMMFLFMFTGCGEKNGENSSGNKTEANASNELVIYSPNTDTEVNAIIPAFEKATGIKVILQSMGTGDVLARINAEKENPQADINWGAINIGFYKSNPDLWEEYISPNDKNLPKEYQSYNGFFTNTKLSGSAALLLNIDVFKELGLNIDDFDGYEDLLWPELKGKIAMGDPTASSSALAELTNMLLVMGEKAYDEKAWKFVEKFIGQLNNTIISSSSQIYRATVDGEYAVGVTYEDPAIGLLEDGATNVKVIYPKEGAVWLPGGIAIVKNAPHMENAKKFIDFIISKEGQELLAPTTIRPVMTSIKNTSPNMKPFSEIKVAYEDIEYTSEHKEEWQQKWTEILTK; encoded by the coding sequence ATGAAAAAAATAATAAAATTATTGGTTTTAGGAATGATGTTTCTTTTTATGTTTACAGGATGTGGAGAAAAAAATGGAGAAAACTCTTCAGGAAACAAAACGGAAGCCAATGCTTCCAATGAACTTGTCATTTACTCTCCCAATACGGATACGGAAGTCAATGCCATTATTCCCGCTTTTGAAAAGGCAACAGGAATTAAAGTCATTCTTCAATCTATGGGAACCGGAGATGTTTTAGCCCGAATCAATGCAGAAAAAGAAAATCCGCAGGCTGACATTAACTGGGGAGCTATTAATATCGGATTTTATAAATCAAATCCTGACTTATGGGAAGAATACATTTCTCCAAACGATAAAAACTTACCAAAAGAATATCAAAGTTACAACGGATTCTTCACAAATACAAAATTGTCCGGAAGTGCGGCTTTGCTTCTGAATATTGATGTATTTAAAGAATTGGGATTAAATATTGATGATTTTGATGGATATGAAGACTTATTATGGCCCGAATTAAAAGGAAAAATTGCTATGGGAGATCCCACAGCCAGCAGCAGTGCTTTAGCAGAATTAACAAATATGCTCTTAGTTATGGGAGAAAAAGCATACGATGAAAAAGCATGGAAATTCGTAGAAAAATTCATAGGACAATTAAACAATACTATTATTTCTTCTTCTTCTCAAATTTATAGAGCAACCGTAGATGGAGAATATGCGGTAGGAGTCACCTATGAGGATCCGGCTATCGGATTATTGGAAGACGGAGCTACCAATGTAAAAGTCATCTATCCCAAAGAAGGAGCTGTATGGCTACCGGGAGGAATTGCTATTGTAAAAAATGCTCCGCATATGGAAAATGCGAAAAAATTCATCGATTTTATTATCTCGAAAGAAGGACAGGAATTATTAGCACCGACAACCATTCGACCTGTGATGACTTCCATCAAAAATACAAGTCCCAACATGAAACCGTTTAGCGAAATTAAAGTGGCGTATGAAGATATCGAATATACTTCAGAACATAAAGAAGAATGGCAACAAAAATGGACTGAGATTTTAACAAAATAA
- the acdB gene encoding putative isocaproyl-CoA dehydrogenase AcdB, protein MKLTREQELLRQNVREFVKKEMADYPEHVDETGCIPKDIMEKLARYQFISPIIPKEYGGAGADYVSYAIIMEEISKRCASTGTFITAGASLVALPLLNFGTEIQKQKYLKPLALGEKIGCFGLTEPGAGSDAASGTTTARWEGDHYVLNGRKCFITNAPIADFAIISAMTDRTKGVKGISVFIVDTNTEGWSVGAHENKMGIRGTITSDIVLDNVKVPKENLLDVEGKGFKIMMNTLDYGRIGVAAQALGIAQGALDEAIKYVKERKQFGKPLSKFQNTQFKIAELATKVQAARLLVYDAAKIKDEGGKPGLQSSMAKYYAAEIANEVAYWALQLHGGYGYIKDYPIERMYRDARITSIYEGTSQIQQMVIAGYLLK, encoded by the coding sequence ATGAAATTAACAAGGGAACAAGAGCTATTAAGACAAAATGTGAGAGAATTTGTAAAAAAGGAAATGGCAGACTATCCTGAACATGTAGATGAGACAGGATGTATCCCAAAAGATATTATGGAAAAATTAGCAAGATACCAATTCATCAGTCCTATTATTCCAAAAGAATATGGTGGTGCAGGAGCGGACTATGTTTCTTATGCCATTATTATGGAGGAAATTTCAAAAAGATGTGCTTCCACAGGAACCTTTATCACAGCAGGGGCTTCTTTGGTTGCCTTGCCTCTGCTTAACTTTGGAACGGAAATACAAAAACAAAAGTATTTGAAACCTCTTGCTCTAGGAGAAAAGATAGGATGTTTCGGATTAACGGAGCCGGGAGCAGGTTCCGATGCCGCTTCAGGAACTACAACAGCAAGATGGGAAGGGGATCATTATGTACTGAATGGTAGAAAATGTTTCATTACAAATGCTCCGATAGCAGATTTTGCAATTATTTCCGCTATGACGGATAGAACAAAAGGAGTAAAGGGAATTTCCGTTTTCATTGTGGATACAAATACGGAAGGGTGGTCCGTGGGGGCTCATGAAAATAAAATGGGAATTCGAGGAACCATCACCTCTGACATTGTTTTAGATAATGTCAAAGTTCCTAAAGAAAATCTTTTGGATGTAGAAGGAAAGGGCTTTAAGATTATGATGAATACTCTTGATTATGGAAGAATCGGAGTCGCCGCTCAGGCACTCGGAATAGCACAGGGAGCTCTGGATGAGGCGATAAAATACGTCAAAGAACGAAAACAATTCGGAAAACCGCTTTCCAAATTTCAAAATACACAGTTTAAAATTGCGGAACTGGCTACGAAAGTTCAAGCTGCAAGACTCCTTGTCTATGATGCTGCAAAGATAAAAGACGAAGGAGGAAAACCGGGACTGCAATCTTCCATGGCAAAATATTATGCGGCAGAAATAGCCAATGAGGTCGCTTATTGGGCATTGCAATTGCATGGAGGCTATGGATATATCAAGGATTATCCTATTGAAAGAATGTACCGAGATGCCAGAATCACTTCTATTTATGAAGGAACATCCCAAATACAACAAATGGTAATTGCAGGCTATCTTCTAAAATAG
- a CDS encoding ATP-binding cassette domain-containing protein, which produces MALLQVNNLYMGFSGTCLFQDVTFSIDEKDKIALIGMNGAGKTTLVKILLDLEYSEVNPKTQQRGTVSMKKGMKIGYLSQNPTLEAENTVFEEMMTVFTELQKIYQRMQEINVSLANDLGNSQELLEELGEIGAYYEQHEGYAVEYRVKQILRGLSLKEELWEQKIKNLSGGQLSRVALGKILLEEPDLLVLDEPTNHLDLNSIAWLEKTLKSYPKAIFLVSHDVYFLDHVANRIYEMEGKTLKTYPGNYTDFVIQKEAYLSGAVKAYEKEQEKIQKMEEFIRRYKAGVKSKQARGREKILNRMEKMENPVITTKKMKLKFDTDLQSVDLVLELKNLSKRFSGRRLFEHLDLKLYRGERVGIIGKNGTGKSTLLKIINSLETESGGSFSIGEKVKIGYYDQNHQGLGLHNNVLEELMYHFTLSEEEARNICGAFLFREDDIYKKISALSGGERARVAFMKLMLEKPNFLILDEPTNHLDLYSREILMNALEEYPGTLLVVSHDRNFLDQVVTKVYQIEETGFSVFHGDYSSYLEEESEKKEKSNEGSLSFEEQKRQRNRMANLERKVKKLEEEISKLEAEKSLCEKDYEEAGRKNDLEALVSLQKILEEWDEKILQKLEEWEKLEEELHQNTVSTF; this is translated from the coding sequence ATGGCATTGCTACAGGTTAATAATTTATATATGGGATTTTCGGGGACATGTTTATTTCAAGATGTTACTTTTTCGATTGATGAAAAAGATAAAATAGCATTGATTGGAATGAATGGTGCCGGAAAAACGACTCTCGTGAAAATCTTACTGGACTTGGAATATAGTGAAGTGAATCCGAAAACGCAGCAAAGAGGAACGGTTTCTATGAAAAAAGGGATGAAGATCGGATATTTATCTCAAAATCCTACATTAGAAGCGGAGAATACAGTTTTTGAAGAAATGATGACGGTATTTACAGAATTGCAAAAAATATATCAAAGAATGCAGGAAATCAATGTGTCTTTGGCAAATGATCTTGGAAATAGTCAGGAATTGCTGGAAGAATTAGGAGAAATAGGAGCCTATTATGAACAGCATGAAGGCTATGCTGTGGAATATCGAGTGAAACAGATTTTACGAGGTTTGAGTTTAAAAGAAGAACTTTGGGAACAAAAGATAAAAAATTTATCCGGAGGACAGCTTTCCAGGGTGGCTTTGGGAAAAATTTTATTAGAAGAACCGGATTTATTGGTCTTGGATGAACCTACCAATCATTTGGATTTAAATTCAATTGCCTGGTTGGAAAAAACCTTGAAATCTTATCCCAAAGCTATTTTTTTAGTGTCTCATGATGTATATTTTTTGGATCATGTTGCCAACCGAATTTATGAAATGGAGGGAAAAACGTTAAAAACCTATCCCGGAAACTATACGGATTTTGTTATTCAGAAGGAGGCATACCTCTCAGGAGCCGTCAAGGCATATGAAAAGGAACAGGAAAAAATTCAGAAAATGGAAGAGTTTATAAGAAGATATAAGGCGGGAGTGAAGTCGAAACAGGCTCGAGGAAGAGAAAAAATTTTAAATCGAATGGAAAAAATGGAAAATCCCGTTATCACTACGAAAAAAATGAAGTTAAAATTTGATACGGACTTACAAAGTGTCGATTTGGTACTGGAGTTGAAGAACTTATCAAAACGTTTTTCGGGAAGAAGATTGTTTGAACATTTGGATTTAAAGCTATATCGTGGAGAACGAGTGGGAATTATTGGAAAAAACGGAACGGGAAAATCCACCTTATTAAAAATCATAAATTCTTTGGAAACGGAAAGTGGAGGAAGTTTTTCGATTGGAGAAAAGGTCAAGATTGGATACTATGACCAAAATCATCAGGGATTGGGACTTCATAATAATGTGTTGGAAGAATTGATGTATCATTTCACTCTTTCGGAAGAAGAGGCAAGAAATATTTGTGGAGCCTTTTTATTTCGGGAAGATGATATTTATAAAAAGATCTCCGCTCTGAGCGGAGGGGAGAGAGCCAGAGTTGCGTTTATGAAACTCATGTTGGAAAAACCTAATTTTTTAATCCTTGATGAACCGACTAACCATTTGGATTTATATTCACGTGAAATTTTAATGAATGCCTTAGAAGAGTATCCTGGAACTTTGTTAGTTGTTTCCCATGACAGAAATTTTTTGGACCAAGTTGTGACAAAAGTGTATCAGATAGAAGAAACCGGTTTTTCTGTATTTCATGGAGATTATAGCAGCTATTTGGAGGAAGAAAGTGAAAAGAAGGAAAAATCCAATGAGGGAAGTTTGAGCTTTGAAGAACAAAAAAGGCAAAGAAATCGAATGGCTAATTTAGAGCGAAAGGTCAAAAAACTCGAAGAAGAAATTTCAAAATTGGAAGCCGAAAAATCTCTTTGTGAAAAGGACTACGAGGAAGCGGGAAGAAAAAATGACTTGGAAGCCCTTGTAAGTTTGCAGAAAATATTAGAAGAATGGGATGAAAAAATACTTCAAAAATTGGAAGAATGGGAAAAATTGGAGGAAGAACTTCATCAAAATACGGTATCCACTTTTTGA